The nucleotide window CTGCTGTGCGCGTACCCGAATGGGCAGGGTTGTCAGGCCGCGGTGCAGCAGGTAGGCGCCCAGCGGGTGGAGCAGGCCGCCGGTGACGGCGCGGACCTGGCGCAGCCGGGACGCGGTCTCCTCGCCGCAGGCGATGACGCCGGCGACGACGTCGCCGTGACCGCCGAGGTACTTGGTCGCGCTGTGCAGGGCCATCGCGGCGCCGAGGGTGACCGGGTTCTGGAGGACCGGGGTCGCGAAGGTGTTGTCGACGAGCACCGGGACGGTGCCGGCCTGCGCGACGACGGCCGCGATGTCGACCAGGTCCAGGGTGGGGTTGGCCGGGGTCTCCAGGATGACCAGGCCGGTGTCGGGGCGGACGGCGCCGGCGACGCCGGCCTCTTCGCAGAAGGTCACCTCCGCGCCGAGCAGGCCGGTGGCGAGCAGGTGGTCGGTGCCGCCGTAGAGCGGGCGGACGGCCACCACGTGGCGCCGGCCGATCATTGTCGTGTGCGCCAGGATCGCGGCGGTCATCGCGGCCATTCCCGAGCCGAACGCGACGGCGGTGTCGGCCCGCTCCAGCCGCGCCAGCGCCGACTCGAACCGGGCGACGGTCGGGTTCCAGAGCCGGGCGTAGACCGCGCCGCCGTCCGGCAGGGGGTAGCCGCCGGTGGCCATGCTCTCGTAGGACTCGCCGCCGCGCAGGATGTCCGGCAGCGGGTTCGTCGACGACAGGTCGAGGGGCAGGGCGTGTACGCCGAGCGCGGTGAGGTCCTCACGGCCGGCGTGCACGGCAACCGAATCGCTGTGCATGCCGCCAGACTTACGGAAGACGCAGCTTTTTCATAGACTCATTGTGAATTCCACAGCCCTGCTGGCTGATCCCGTGTTTTCGAGGAAACGACGAGCGTGTGGGGGCCGATCACCTTGGGGAAACCGCAACTCGATCAGGTGGACCGGCTGCTGCTCGGCACGCTGTCCACGGACGCCGACGTGAGCAACAAGACGCTCGCCGCCCGGCTCGGGCTGGCCGAGTCGACCTGCGCCTACCGGGTCCGGGCGCTGCGCGAGGCCGGCATCATCACCGGCACCCGGGCCCAGCTCGACCTGGCCCTGCTGGGATACCCCCTCCAAGCGATCATCATGGTCCGGCTGGGCAGCCACACCATGACAAACGTCAACCAGCTGTACGACGCACTGGTCAGCGCGCCGGGCGTCATCCAGGCCTTCCACGTGGCCGGCGCCGACGACTTCTACCTGCACGTCGCCGTCGAGAACGCCGAGGCGCTGCGCGACTTCGTGCTCCAGCACGTCACCAGCCACCGGGTGGTGCGCCAGACCGAGACGCACCTGGTCTTCGAGGTGCGCGGCGGCGCGGGGGTGCTCGCGACGTAGGATGGCTGGTGCCTTTCACCGCAGGTCATCCGGCCGCCGTGCTCCCGTTCGTCCGCCGCGGCCTGCCTGCCTCCGCCCTGGTCATCGGCTCCATGACACCCGACCTGACGATGCTGGTTCCGGTCGCCGCGGTGATCCATTTCGCGCACACGTCGCTGGGGCTGATCACCGTCGACCTGGTGCTCGGCACCGGCGCCTTCGCGCTGTGGCAGGCGCTGTTCGGCCCGGCCGTGGTCGCCATCTCGCCGGCGTTCCTGGCCACCCGGCTGCCCGGCGACGTCCCCCGCGGGCTCGCGTATCACCTCGGGTCCGGCGGGCGGGTCCTGCGCGTGCTCGTCGCGGTGCTGATCGGCGCCGCGACCCACATCGCCTGGGACAGCATCACCCACGACTGGATGTGGGGCACCCAGCATGTCCCCTGGCTGGAGGCGCGGCACGGCCCGCTGCTGGGCTGGGAGTGGATGCTGCGCTTCAGCGACGTCGCCGCGACCGTGATCATCCTCGCGTGGGTCGTCCACTGGTGGCGCGGCGCACCCGTGCGCGCCGGGGTCGACGTGCCGCCGCTGCGTACCCGCGTGCTCGCCTGGTCGGCGATCCTCTGCCCGGCGGTCGCGGGCTTCCTGTACGGGCTGCTCACCGACTCGCTGTTCATCGGGTTCTCCCGGGGCGCGGCGCTGGGCGCCGTCGGCCTCGTCGCCGTCGCCGCGGTCTGGTCGGCACGCAGGCGGGTGGCCGCCTGAAGTTGCGGTCATGGGCGGGCGGGGACACGGTAGGGCCAGCGATCAGCGTCGATCAGCAGGGAGGCCCGCATGCGCCGGATCCGAGGGACGAGCCTGGCCTGCCTGGTCGCGGTCGTGGCGGCCGCCGGTGCCGTCGCGCCGCCGGCGTCCGCGGACGCCTCTGGCGCCGGGCTGTCGGAGCAGCGGCGCCTGGCCGACCGGCGGTTCGTGGCGACCGGTGACCGCGCCTACGAGGTCGGCGCCGAGGACGGCCGCTATCCGGCGACGGGCTGGCACATCCGCGGCGAGATGGGCGGCTTCTGGAGCCCGCCGATCAAGCTGCTCGACGGCCTGTGGTTCGCCGTCGACGGTCAGTGGCTGAGCGCGGAGCGGTTCACCAGCGGCGCCGGCTTCGTCGAGATGGAGCTGGCCGGTCCCGGAGGGCTGCGGGTCCGGCGTACCGACGTGGTGCCGGACGGCGGCCGGGCGGCGCTGGTCGGGCTCAGCTTCCCCGGCCCCGCACGGCGGGTCGCGCTGTCGGTGGACGCGCACTCTGAGCTGCTCTCCGCGTACCCGTGGGGGTGGACGACGCCCAGCCAGGAGACCGCCAACCTGGCCGATACCGGTGGGTTCGACGGGCGGAATCTGGTGTTCCGGGAGTCGGCCGACGGTGAGCGGCCGCACGAGTACGCCGCCGTGGTCGGCAGCGAGCTGGCACCGGACGGCCACGCGCTCGGCGCCGGCCACCGCGGGCCGCAGGAGCCCGCCGTGGTGTGCCCGCCGGCCGATCCGGCGCCGCCGCGCTGCGACGACGGGCCGTTCGGCCGGGGCACCGGCGGCCGGCTCACCTACACGCTGGACGTGCCGCGCGGCGGGCGCACTGTCTGGTTCGCGGTGGCCGGCTCGGACGACGGGGTCGCGGCGGCCACCGCCGAGTCGCGGTCCGCCCTGCGCGACCCGGGCCGCGCCCTGGCACGCAAGCTCGCCGGCCGGGCGGACCTCGCCGCGCGTACCCGGGTGGACCTGCCCGGCGACCGGCTGTTGCAGCGCAGCGTGGAGTGGTCCAAGCAGAATCTCGCCGATTCCGTGCAGGAGGCGCGCGGCCTGGACGTGTTCGCCAGCCGGGAGGGCACGCGGTTCCCGCCGCCGGCCGGCACCGTCGATGTGGCGCGGTGGGTCGGCGCCGGATGGCCGGACTATCCGTGGATCTTCGCGACCGACGCGGAGTACACCGCGTTCGCCTCGGTGGCGGCCGGGCAGTTCGAGCCGATCAAGGCGCACCTGCGGGCGCTGCGCGACATCAGCGAGATAGTCAACGGCGGGTCCGGCAAGGTGGTGCACGAGGTCACCCCGGACGGGCAGGTCTACTTCGGCGCGAACGACGACCCGGGCAACACCGACGAGAGCGCCAAGTTCCCCAGCACGGTGGCGCTGATCTGGCGGTGGACCGGCGACGACGCGTTCCGGGACGAGATGTACGACGCCGCGGTGCGCGCCATGCGGTACGTGACCGCGCTCGACGCCGACGCCGACGGCTGGCCCGAGGGGCTGGGCAACGTGGAGCGGCCGGGCATGGGCGGGGAGAAGCTCGACGTGGCGGTCTACACCGTCCGCGGGCTGCGGGACCTGGCCGACCTGGCCGCGTCCCGCGGCGATCGGGCGGTCGCCGGCTGGGCGAGCGCGCAGGCCGGGCGGCGCGAGCGGGCCTTCGAGCGGACCTGGTGGTACGGCGGCGACGCCGCCGCCTACGCCGACTCGCTGAGCGATCCGGGCGATGTCGCGGTGTTCCAGCGGCACTGGACCGGGCTCACCCCGATGGAGGCCGAGCTGCCCGGCGGGCCGCTCGCCGCACCCGGCAACGCGCGCCTCGCGCTGGCGCAGCGGGAACGGGACTGCTACACGGGCGAGTTCGGCCTCTTCCACACCGGCAGCGGGCCGACCAGCGCGCCGGCCGGGAACACCGGCCCTTCCTGCGACAGCGTGGTGTCCGCCGTGCCGGCCGAGTGGGCGACGTTCTCGCTCAACACCGCGGTGGCGGCCGTCGCCGAGGGCAACTACGGCCGGCTCGGGCCGCAACGCCGCTACACCACCGGCAACGCCCGCATCCAGCTCGACCCGGCCGTCTGGGAGATGCCCGGCGCGATGCCGGAGGTGGCGCCGTCGCCGGACTTCGTCGCCAACATCGAGCGGGACTTCCTGGGCCGGTCCAGCGTGCTGCAAGCCTGGGGCGCGTACGGCGTGCTCTGGCCGGTGGTGCGCCAGCAGCTCGGCGTCGATCCGGACGTGGGCCGCGGCCGGCTGTCGGTGGTGCCGGCGCTGCCGCCCGGCCAAGAGCGCATCGCCGGGCACGACATCCGGCTCGGCACCGGATCGCTCGACGTGACGGCGACCCGGACCGCGCACGCGCTCACCGTCTCGGTGCGCGCGGCGCTGCGGGCCGAACTCACCCTCGGCGCGGTGCTGCCGGCCGGCGCCACCGTCGCGGGGGTACGCCTGGACGGGCGGCCCGCGGCGTACCGGCAACGGACCACCGCACGCGGCGGCGAGGTCCTGCTCGCCGCCGGCACCGGCGGACGGCACACGCTGGAGGTGCGGCTGCGCTGACCGGGCCCCCGTTCGGGTGACCGAGATCCGGGTCGATTCTTGGGATGATGGTGCGCATGGCGGCCCGGGCGACACTGGATTCGGTCCGCATCGTCCAGCAGGGCGCGGAGCTGCACGTTCACGGCTGGGCCGCGGGGACCGAGGGGCTCGGACCGGTGGCGTACCGGGACACCCCGGGTAGGTGGGCCGAGGCCGCGCGCGGCGACGCGCAGCCGCCGCTGGACGCGGTCGCGGTCGCCCTGGTCTGTTGCGGACTGTCCCTCGTGGTGGCCTGGTCGTTCGTGCCCGGGCTGGGCCAGGGCGCCTTCCTCGGCGGCGCCGTCGTCACCCTGCTGGCCTGCGCCGTCCTGGTCTGGCTGCGCCTGCGGGCCACCGGCTCCGCCCGGCGGGCCCGCGCCCGGCTCCGGCAGACCGGCGACGTCTACCGGCTGACCGGCGCCGGCGAGCAGCAGCGGCTCCGCAAGCTCCTGGAGACCGTCGAGAGCCTTGACGCCATCCTGGTGGACCTGCACCGGTTCCAGGTCGGCGGCCGGCGGCCGATGGTTGACCTGGCCGAGCTGCAACGGGCCGCCGCCCGCGCCCTGCTGACCGTGGCGGCGCAGCTGAGCATCCTCCAGTCCATCGGCGCCGAACGGCGCAAGACCCGCACCACGGCGCAGCGCCTGCGGGCCATCGATCCGGGCCTGCGCGCGAAGCTCGGCCAGGCCGACGCCGCGCTGGCCCGCAGCATGAAGCTGGTCGAGGACGAGATGAAGCCGGTGGTCCGGGACCTCAAGCAGATGACGGCCCTGGCCGGCGACATGCTCGACACCTGGCGCTACCAGCTGCGGCGACGGGCCGAGGAGGAGCACGCACACCGGGTGCTGCGCGATGCCTGGACCGTGCTGGACGGCTCGGCCGACCAGCGGGAGTCGGCCGCGGACAGCGACTGGCGCAGCGAGATCATGGCGACGATGCAGGCACTGAGGGCGCTCATCGACCAGTACGGCCCGGACTTCCTCCCTCCGCCCGACCACGCGTGAGCAGGGTGGCGATCCGGTCGGCGACGGTCTCGGCGGAGTTGACCTCCGTGGTGGTGCGGCCCCGGGTGGTGGCGACCGCGATGGCGATGTCCCGGCCGGGCAGGTAGGTCTGCACGGCGGAGTACCCGGCGAACGACGGTGTCTGCTGGATCCAGCCGTTCTCGACGACGACGCCGAGCCCGAAGTGGCGGTCCTGGCTCTGGTGCACGCAGATCGTCGCCGGGCAGGTACCGGTCCGTTCGCCGAGGCCGACAGTGCCCGGGTCGAGCTGGGTGCGCAGGGCGCGGGCGGAGATGAGGCGGCCGGTGCCGACGGCCCGCGCGGAGGCGCCCAGGTCGCAGATGTCCGAGGTCAGGACGGCGCCCGCGGCGGTGGTCCACGACGGGTTCCAGTAGGTCGAGTCCTCGAACCGGCCGCGCTCGATGGTGTATCCGTGCAGCACCGGGCCCGGGATGTACGCGGTGTCCGCGCCGACGGTCGACCGGAGGCCGAGCGGGTTCAGCACCCGCTGCCGGAGCAGCCTTCCCACATCGGTGCCGGTGACGCGTTCGAGGACCTGGCCGAGGATGACGAAGTTGGCGTGCGAGTAGCTCCAGTTGGTGCCGGGCGTGTACCACGCGGGGCGGGCCAGGGCGAGGTCGATGAGCTCGCGCTCGCTCCAGTGCCGGAACGGGTCGGCGTAGAGCCGGGCGACGAACGGCGGGTAGCTCTCGTAGTCGGGATATCCGGACGTGCTGCTGCCCAGCATGCGCAGCGTGACCTTGTCGGCGTGGGGCAGCGACGGCAGCCAGCGCGCGATCGGGTCGTCGAGCGTCACGGTGCCCTCGTCGACAAGTTGCAGCAGCACGACGTTCAGGTACGCGATGGCGACCGCCCCGATGCGGAAGCGCATGTCCGTGGTCGCCGGCACCCCGGCCATCGACTCGCCGACGGCGGCGGTCACCACCTCACGCCCGCCGACCGTCACCCGGACCAGGGCCGCGCTGAGGCCGAGCTCCCGCCGGGTCGACCGGGCGATGTCCACGATCGCCGCGGCGGTGCCGCGCGGGCTCGCGGTCGCCGCGCATCCGGCCGGCCGTACGCCGGCGCCGGCCGGGGTGACCCAGCACGTGGCCGCCGCCAGAACGGTGACCGTCAGTACGGACAAGGCTACTCGTCGCATTTATTCACTTTATCGGAGTTTTGCCCGAATCTGACCGCGACGGCCATCTCATCTCCTGTACCCGGTGGCGGCCCGGCCGATGAGGGGTCTGACGAAATTCAGCTCCGGAAAGGGAACAGGCGTGCGCTTCGGTCGTGCAGGTGTTGGTAGGCGGCTCGGTGCCGCGTTCTCCGTGCTCATGGCACTGATGATCGTCGCCGCGGGCGTGGGCTGGTGGGCGATGGCGCGCCAGCAGCAGGCCCAGCAGGACCTCACCGACCTCCAGTCGGTGCAGCAGGACGTGAAGCTCGCCGAGTACCAGATGGCGGACATCTCCGGCTGGCAGGGGCTGGTCGTCGCCGACGTCGCCACCTACGGGCCGGCCGTTGGCCTGGGCAAGGACAGCTTCAACCGCACGGAGGAGCTCCACGCCAAGGACGCGCTGTACGAGAGCTTCAAGAAGGCGCACACCGCGCACATGACCCCCGCCGAGCAGGCACTGTACGCCAAGCTCAAGCCCGCGTGGGACGACTTCTTCGCCTGGGACGAGAAGATCATGGCGTGGATCGGCGACGACAGCCGGGCCGGCCGGGTCAAGGCGATGGACGCCATCAACGACGGCCCCGCGGCCGAGTCGCTCGGCACCATCTACGACACGACCACCGCCCTCGGCAAGTCCGTCGACAAGCGCATGGAGACCGCCCGCAAGGAGAGCAAGGACGCGCAGCGCCTGGGCCAGTACGCCCTCGGCGGCGCGCTGCTCGTCGCGCTGGCTCTGGCCGTCGCGCTGAGCATCCTGGTCACCCGGTCCGTGGTCCGGCCGCTGTCGGTCGTCGTCAGCGCGCTCGGCCGGCTCGCCAAGGGCGACCTCACCGCCAAGGTCGACGTCCGGAGCAAGGACCAGCTCGGCAGGCTCGGCGACGCGCTGAACGAGACAATCGACTCGCTGCGCGACACGGTAGGCGCCGTCTCCGGGCACGCCGACTCGCTCGCCGTCGCCTCCGACGACCTGTCCCGGGTGTCCGAGCGGATCGCCACGTCGGCCGACGAGACCAGCGCGCAGGCACAGGAGGTCACCCGGGCCGCGACCCAGGTGTCGGCGAACGTCAATACGGTGGCCGCGGGAAGCTCCGAGATGGGCACCGCGATCCGCGAGATCGCGCAGAACGCCGGCGAGGCCGCCGCCGTCGCGGCCGAGGCGGTCCGCGTGGCACAGGCGACGAACGAGACGGTCGGCAAGCTCGGCACCTCCTCGGCCGAGGTGGGCAACGTCGTCAAGCTGATCAACGCGATCGCGGAGCAGACCAACCTGCTCGCGCTCAACGCCACGATCGAGGCCGCCCGGGCCGGCGAGGCCGGCAAGGGCTTCGCGGTCGTCGCCAGCGAGGTCAAGGACCTCGCGCAGGAGACCGCGAAGGCGACCGGTGACATCTCGCAGCGGGTGGACGCGATCCAGGCCGACACGGCGAGCGCGGTGGAGGCGATCGAGCGGATCGCCGAGATCATCGAGCGGATCAGCGGGTACCAGACCCTGATCGCCGCCTCGGTCGAGGAGCAGACCGCCACCACCGGCGAGATGGGCCGCAACGTCGCCGAGGCCGCCGACAGCAGCCGGGACATCGCGACCACGATCGCCGCCGTCGCGCAGGCCGCGGAGATCACCACGGCGGGCGTGGGTCAGTCGCAGCAGTCCGCTGCGGACCTCGCCCGGATGGGCGGGGAACTGCGGGCCATCGTCGCCCGCTTCCAGCTGATCTGACCGGACCCGCACGCCGGTACGTGATGTCGCGTACTGGCGTGCGGCCGGTGTTCCGGGCAGCATGGCGTGCGTGTCCCAGCCGTCACCGCTCCTCGCCGCCCGGCAGCACGCCCAGGCGCTCGCCGCCTCCGGCGATCTCGGCCAGGCGCGTGCCGCGCTCGAGCACGCCGTCGACCTGGGCCGCGCCAACCTCGGCGAGGACGATCCCGACGTGCTCGCCACCGCGCAGCAGCTCGCCGCGGTGCAGCGGCAGGCCGGCGACCCGTCCGGCGCGCGGCGGGTGCTGGAGGAGGCGCACGCCGCCGGGCAGTGGCGCCTCGGCGACACCGACCCGGTGATGCTCGGGATCTCGTTCGACCTCGGCGTGGTGGCCGAGGAGATGGAGAACCGGCACGAGGCCCGGCGTGCCTTCACCCGGGTGGCCGCGCACGGCCCGGCCGTGCTCGGCGCGGATCACTGGGCCGTCGTCCGCGCGCGCTCCTATCTGGGGGAAGACCCTCCGACGGTACGCATGGAGGTGCCCGCCGCCGAGCAGCACCGGTTCCAGGTACCGCCGCAGCAATTCCCGGCGCCCGCGCCGCGGCATTTCCCGGCGCCCGCGCCGCGGCATTTCCCGGCGCCCGCGGCGGACCGTTACGAGCCGGTCCACTTCGAGCAGAGCCGCCATGATCATGGGCAGCGGCCCATGCCGCCGGTCACCTCGGCGCCCCCAGCCGCACCCGCACCGGCAAAGGCCGACGAATCGGCGTACACAAGAAGGGCGCCGGCCCTCTTCGCGGCGATCGCCGCGGTCCTCGGGGTGATCATCGCCGTGGTCGCGCTGGTGGTCGTCCTCGCCGATCGAGGTGACGATCCGGACACCGATGTGCCAACTCTCAGCGGCCCCGCCCCTACCGATGTGCGCATGCGTGACTACGGATCGTCGGTACGGCTGTTCTGGAGCGATCCGGCCAACGGCCGCGCGTCGTTCGTCGTGACCGGCAGCCAGACCGGCGAACAGCTCCGGCCGATGGGGAACGTCGGGCCGGGCACGACGTCGTTCGACCTCAATGGACTCAACGCTGACCTGGACTATTGCTTCGCGATCGTGGCCGTCTACAGCACCACCCAGTTCTCCACCTCGCCTCAGACCTGCACCAGTCGATCGAAGAAATCGAAGGCGCCGTCGCCCGGCGCACGATGATCACTCTCGGCGATCTTCATAATCCACAAACGTGACTGGCGGGTGTCCACAACAACCCGCGTCCCCCTATGATGGCCTGCGTCCTACGGGCAAACGGGGAGGTAAGCAGGCCGTGGCAGGTGCAGATGTCGTGGTGCAGCAGCCCAGACGCCGTTGGCGCAGCCGCGGCGGCCTCGTCACCATAGGCACCGTCCTGAGCCTCGTCATCGGCCTCGGCCTCACCGTCCTGGGCCTCGGCGCCGCCGATCAGGCGGTCGCGAGCTTCGATGCCGCCTCCTGGGTCTGGAGCCGGACCCAGGGCGAGGTCGCCCGCATCAACGGCGTCACCGCCCGCGTCGACACCCGCGTCGACGTGCCCAAGGCCCGCGGCCACGAGCTGCTGGTCACGCAGAACGACCGGTTCGTGATCCTGCGCGACCAGCAGACCGGCGTGATCAGCTCGATGGACCTCGCCACCCTCCAGGTCTTCGTGCGGCAGACGATGACGGCCGGCATCGGCGTCAGCGTCGCACTGCACGAGGACTCCGCCTTCGTCATCGACGCCGTGCAGGGCGAGGTGCGCCAGCTCGACCCGCGCCAGCTGACCCCGATCGGACAGTCCCTGCGCTTCCCGCCCGGCATCACCGGCGGGGTCTTCGACGGCGAGGGCCGACTGTGGATCGCCGCGCCCAGCGAGGGCACGGTCACCGCGATCAAGGCCGCTCCCCTGCCGGACGGCTCGGCCGGCGCCGGCGGCGGCGACCAGACCGTGGCCGGCCCGACCCGGGTGCGCACCGACCCGGTCGCGCCGGCGAGCCACGACCTGGCCATCTCCACCCTCGAGGACGGCGTCGCGGTGCTCAACCGCACCACCAACGCGCTGACCACGATCCGCGACGACCGCAAGGCCGTCACCCCCCTGCCGCTGGCCGGCCCGGGAACGCTGCCCGCGCACACCGACGGCGCCGTCGTGCCGGTCACCGTCCCCGACGCCCGCCACGTCTACGCCGTGCGCGACGCCGCGCCGGTC belongs to Amorphoplanes digitatis and includes:
- a CDS encoding trans-sulfuration enzyme family protein, which gives rise to MHSDSVAVHAGREDLTALGVHALPLDLSSTNPLPDILRGGESYESMATGGYPLPDGGAVYARLWNPTVARFESALARLERADTAVAFGSGMAAMTAAILAHTTMIGRRHVVAVRPLYGGTDHLLATGLLGAEVTFCEEAGVAGAVRPDTGLVILETPANPTLDLVDIAAVVAQAGTVPVLVDNTFATPVLQNPVTLGAAMALHSATKYLGGHGDVVAGVIACGEETASRLRQVRAVTGGLLHPLGAYLLHRGLTTLPIRVRAQQDNAVRIAEWLAEHPAVERVFYPGLDGDPRGLLNRQMRGTGAMISLALRDGFEAAGRITARTRLFTHAVSLGGVDSLIQHPAALTHRPVAPEARPSAGVVRLSIGLEHVDDLVEDLDQALAAARTPVLSAR
- a CDS encoding Lrp/AsnC family transcriptional regulator, yielding MDRLLLGTLSTDADVSNKTLAARLGLAESTCAYRVRALREAGIITGTRAQLDLALLGYPLQAIIMVRLGSHTMTNVNQLYDALVSAPGVIQAFHVAGADDFYLHVAVENAEALRDFVLQHVTSHRVVRQTETHLVFEVRGGAGVLAT
- a CDS encoding DUF4184 family protein, whose amino-acid sequence is MPFTAGHPAAVLPFVRRGLPASALVIGSMTPDLTMLVPVAAVIHFAHTSLGLITVDLVLGTGAFALWQALFGPAVVAISPAFLATRLPGDVPRGLAYHLGSGGRVLRVLVAVLIGAATHIAWDSITHDWMWGTQHVPWLEARHGPLLGWEWMLRFSDVAATVIILAWVVHWWRGAPVRAGVDVPPLRTRVLAWSAILCPAVAGFLYGLLTDSLFIGFSRGAALGAVGLVAVAAVWSARRRVAA
- a CDS encoding serine hydrolase domain-containing protein, with product MRRVALSVLTVTVLAAATCWVTPAGAGVRPAGCAATASPRGTAAAIVDIARSTRRELGLSAALVRVTVGGREVVTAAVGESMAGVPATTDMRFRIGAVAIAYLNVVLLQLVDEGTVTLDDPIARWLPSLPHADKVTLRMLGSSTSGYPDYESYPPFVARLYADPFRHWSERELIDLALARPAWYTPGTNWSYSHANFVILGQVLERVTGTDVGRLLRQRVLNPLGLRSTVGADTAYIPGPVLHGYTIERGRFEDSTYWNPSWTTAAGAVLTSDICDLGASARAVGTGRLISARALRTQLDPGTVGLGERTGTCPATICVHQSQDRHFGLGVVVENGWIQQTPSFAGYSAVQTYLPGRDIAIAVATTRGRTTTEVNSAETVADRIATLLTRGRAEGGSPGRTGR
- a CDS encoding methyl-accepting chemotaxis protein, translated to MALMIVAAGVGWWAMARQQQAQQDLTDLQSVQQDVKLAEYQMADISGWQGLVVADVATYGPAVGLGKDSFNRTEELHAKDALYESFKKAHTAHMTPAEQALYAKLKPAWDDFFAWDEKIMAWIGDDSRAGRVKAMDAINDGPAAESLGTIYDTTTALGKSVDKRMETARKESKDAQRLGQYALGGALLVALALAVALSILVTRSVVRPLSVVVSALGRLAKGDLTAKVDVRSKDQLGRLGDALNETIDSLRDTVGAVSGHADSLAVASDDLSRVSERIATSADETSAQAQEVTRAATQVSANVNTVAAGSSEMGTAIREIAQNAGEAAAVAAEAVRVAQATNETVGKLGTSSAEVGNVVKLINAIAEQTNLLALNATIEAARAGEAGKGFAVVASEVKDLAQETAKATGDISQRVDAIQADTASAVEAIERIAEIIERISGYQTLIAASVEEQTATTGEMGRNVAEAADSSRDIATTIAAVAQAAEITTAGVGQSQQSAADLARMGGELRAIVARFQLI
- a CDS encoding fibronectin type III domain-containing protein, with the protein product MSQPSPLLAARQHAQALAASGDLGQARAALEHAVDLGRANLGEDDPDVLATAQQLAAVQRQAGDPSGARRVLEEAHAAGQWRLGDTDPVMLGISFDLGVVAEEMENRHEARRAFTRVAAHGPAVLGADHWAVVRARSYLGEDPPTVRMEVPAAEQHRFQVPPQQFPAPAPRHFPAPAPRHFPAPAADRYEPVHFEQSRHDHGQRPMPPVTSAPPAAPAPAKADESAYTRRAPALFAAIAAVLGVIIAVVALVVVLADRGDDPDTDVPTLSGPAPTDVRMRDYGSSVRLFWSDPANGRASFVVTGSQTGEQLRPMGNVGPGTTSFDLNGLNADLDYCFAIVAVYSTTQFSTSPQTCTSRSKKSKAPSPGAR